Proteins encoded together in one Perognathus longimembris pacificus isolate PPM17 chromosome 8, ASM2315922v1, whole genome shotgun sequence window:
- the Colec11 gene encoding LOW QUALITY PROTEIN: collectin-11 (The sequence of the model RefSeq protein was modified relative to this genomic sequence to represent the inferred CDS: inserted 1 base in 1 codon; deleted 1 base in 1 codon), with protein MSCLALAMSRVLALVGLLTGLAFLSLPPAGCQPTADDPCSLQILVPGLKGDTGEKGDKGAPGRPGRVGPTGDKGDVGDKGQKGSVGRHGKFGPVGAKGEKGDSGDIGPPGPNGEPGVPCECSQLRKAIGEMDNHVTQLAAELRFIKNAVAGVRETESKIYLLVKEEKRYAEAQXACQGRGGALGMPKDEATNGLMAAYLAQAGLARVFIGIDDLEREGTFLYADRSPMQTFHKWRGGEPNNAFDEEDCVEMVASGGWNDVACHTTMYFMCEFDKESV; from the exons ATGTCCTGCCTGGCGCTCGCCATGAGCAGGGTCCTGGCTCTCGTGGGCTTGCTGACCGGCCTGGCCTTCCTGTCCCTGCCGCCCGCGGGATGTCAGCCGACGGCCGACGACCCCTGCTCGCTGCAGATTCTTGTCCCCGGCCTCAAAG GGGACACGGGGGAGAAGGGAGACAAAGGAGCCCCAGGGAGGCCCGGAAGAGTCGGCCCCACGGGAGACAAAG GAGACGTGGGGGACaaaggacagaagggcagtgtgggtcGCCATGGAAAATTCGGTCCCGTTGGTGCGAAAG GTGAGAAAGGAGATTCTGGTGACATTGGACCCCCTGGCCCGAATGGAGAACCAG GCGTGCCGTGCGAGTGCAGCCAGCTGAGGAAGGCCATCGGGGAGATGGACAACCACGTCACCCAG CTGGCGGCCGAGCTGAGGTTCATCAAGAATG ccgtggCCGGCGTGCGGGAGACGGAGAGCAAGATCTACCTGCTGGTGAAGGAGGAGAAGCGCTACGCCGAGGCGC CAGCCTGCCAGGGCCGGGGGGGCGCCCTGGGCATGCCCAAGGACGAGGCCACCAACGGGCTGATGGCCGCCTACCTGGCGCAGGCCGGCCTGGCCCGCGTCTTCATCGGCATCGACGACCTGGAGCGGGAGGGCACCTTCCTGTACGCCGACCGCTCCCCCATGCAGACCTTCCACAAGTGGCGCGGCGGGGAGCCCAACAACGCCTTCGACGAGGAGGACTGCGTGGAGATGGTGGCCTCGGGGGGCTGGAACGACGTGGCCTGCCACACCACCATGTACTTCATGTGCGAGTTCGACAAGGAGAGCGTgtga